DNA from Chryseomicrobium sp. FSL W7-1435:
TCTAAGTGAAGAACGCCTTGCTAAAGTTGAACCTGAATTTATAGACGACGCGGAGTAGCCCACGGGCATACTCCGTTTTTCTTTTTCATATAGTGTGAGGAATGAAAGGAGAGACGACATGACGTATACCCAAGAATCGCCCGTATCTTCCCTCACAAGCAGTGATCACCACATCTCCCTCCGTAACCGTAAACGTATGGATGTCACAGCTGTTAAAGCCATGGAGCGCTTTGACGCAGAGGAATTTTTTGTGCGCACTTCACAAGGATTTATGACCATCAAAGGTGCCGACTTACGTATTGTTCATTTGGATGTAGACAAAGGTTTATTATCACTCGAAGGACTCGTCCAGAGCGTGCAGTATACAGAAGACGGAGGTAAAGATCCCGCTAAAGGGATTCTGCACAAACTTTTCGGATGAGTCCGGTTGAACAGCTAGCCCATCTGATCTTTTGGATAGCTAGTGGTATTCTCATGATGGCCTGGTTGGATGCCATTTGGTGCCGTCTGCAGCTGATACAAAAACGTTTGCGTCGTCAGCTGCTACCTTGGGCATTAGCTGGTGGAGTTATCTGCGCTGCTATCGTTTCAGCTTATATGACCATTCACTACGCACATGGCGAATGGCGTGTCTATGATGTGGTGGCACAGGGGAGTGGGGTCTTGCTCTACAGGCACTTCTTCCAGCAACCCATTCGATTGGTAGGGAGGGTGATGGACTTCATGTTGCTCCAACCAGTGTGGAAAATCCTCCATATCGCTGTGACCTTTATCCGACTAATTGTTCGAGTTCATGTTAAGCTTGTGGCAGGAATCTACCAATTGACCTATACTGTAGCGAGAAAAATATTTCCAACTACACTTCAAAGAAAGCTGAAAATTAGGTATACTAGAGCCAAACCACGTAGTAGGAGGAAACCCGATGAGTCCACATGAACGAACGAATCAGCTCGAACAGCAAATTTCATCTATTAATTCCGAATACGTGCGCTCGGTAGAAAAGAAAAAGAAGCGCCAACAGGCACAGCGTGTCCGCCTCTATCGTCGACTTGCCGTGTTTGCATTATTTGCGGTTGCGGTGATTGGCTTTTTGGTCCACTCGCTCGTTTCTGGCCAACAAACTTTGGCACAAAAACAAGAAACACAGGTAGTGGTAGAGCAGTCCTTAACAGAAACGTTAGAACAAAAGGAACTTCTCGAATTGCAAATTGCAAAGCTCAATGACGATGAATACATTGGCAAACTTTTACGTAAGGATTACTTCCTATCTGAAGAGAATGAGTTAATTTTCACGTTACCCACAGAGAGTTCCGACAAAAAATCAGACGAGTAAAAGAGTGCCATGATTGACACTCTTTTTTTGTTGGTTATAATTAGAGGTAGCGTGGCGTAGTACGTCACAGTGTAATTTTAAGGAGGAGCATTTTTTTTATGTCAATTGAAGTAGGCAGCAAGGTAGAAGGTAAAGTAACAGGGATCACAAACTTCGGAGCATTCGTAGAACTTCCAGGTGGAAAAACAGGTCTGGTACACATTAGTGAAGTCGCAGATAACTATGTTAAAGATATCAACGATCACTTAAAAGTTGGCGATATGGTTGAAGTCAAAGTGATGAATGTTGAAGCGGACGGAAAAATCGGATTGTCTATCCGTAAAGCAAAGCCGCAAGCTGAACGACCTGAGCGTCCTGAGCGACCACAACGTCCACGTAACAACTTCCGATCAAATGATCGTGATCGTCCACAACCAAAAGAGAACTTTGAATCAAAAATGACACGTTTCTTAAAAGATAGCGAAGAACGTTTAACTACTTTAAAGCGTGCAACGGAATCTAAACGTGGTGGCCGTGGAGCAAAAAGAGGCTAATCTTTGTTGACTGACTACGCGTAAAAAAGTGTTCATCATATAGAGTGTGTCAAAAGCCGTCCCTTTCAATGGGGCGGCTTTTTTGTGTGGGGTAGGTCTTTCTAGGAGGGGGTTGGGAAGTTAAGAGCTTTTTCTAGAAAGGGCTTGGGTAGCTGGAGGGGGTTGTTCTGGCTGGGTTAGTTTCCATAATACGACTTCGGTTCTACAAATCAGGTTACTTGCTGTATAAACAAGGTTACTTGGTCTAGAAATCGACTTGCTTGTCGTAGAAACGTCGTCACTTGTTCCAGAACGACGGCTCAGTTTCTAGAGTGGCGTTCCACATCTAACGCAATCGAGTTCCAGGCGTTAGAAATACATTCGAAAATCAATCGCACACCTAGAGGCATAGAGCGCCTCTATGCGCACGCTTGATTCCCGAAGCATTTCTGAGCAAACGCCTTCCACATCTAAACATAAAAAAGCACCAGCCCGCATAGTGTATGCGAACCAGTGCTTGTGATGACCCCTACGGGATTCGAACCCGTGTTACCGCCGTGAAAGGGCGGTGTCTTAACCGCTTGACCAAGGGGCCGAAAAATATGGTGGCGGCCGAGGGGATCGAACCCCCGACCTCACGGGTATGAACCGTACGCTCTAGCCAGCTGAGCTAGGCCGCCTTGTTTTTTTCGGACAATTAGTATCATACAAGTGCTGAGAAAAGAAGTCAATACAGTTTCACAAAAAACAAAGAAATTCGTCGAATTTTTTTTTGCAAAGCACGCGCAGGCTGACAGGTTTTTTCGGAATACTCCCGTAAGCTGATGCTTATGAGAAGGAGGAATTCGTTATGCGTTTTATTTCACTACCCCAACCTTGGCACCATCTAGCCGCTTGGCGCTTGCAGCTGGCTCATAAAGAAAAGTGGGTCGTCACGTTGTTTTTTCTGTGGTTGTCATTCTTTTGCACACAAGTCGTGTTGTTCGATCAGACCATTCCGTTTTTCTTACCTGTATGGGCACTCGTTTCCATTCGTTACCCTGACTATAAGCGCTGGACCATCATAGGGGCCCTGTTTGGGGCGCTTACGCTGGGAGTCGGCCAAGGGATGATTCATTTTTTGCAAGTGCTCCTTTTTCAAGTACTAAGAAAAGTTCCCCTGCTACCTCGCATCACGCTCTCCATGCTAATCGTGCAAGTCACCTGGCAATGGGTTTCGTATGGACAACAAGTACCACTCGATGTGTGGCTGGCCATTGGGTACGAGGTCGTCCTTAGTGTCATTGTCGCGATGTTGTTGTTTCGAGTCTTTTTGCCTCTTCCGAAGATGTGGGTTGAAAAGTGGACAACCGAACGTATTGTTGGCTTAATGATGTTGTTTGCGTTAATGCTAACGGGCATGCAATACATGCTAGTAGGCTATTTTTCAGTGCCAATCATTTTACTTCAATTAAGTTTGTTAGTTGCTGGAGCAGTGGGAGGCGCTGCTTTATCTACGCCTATTGCCGTGGCAGCCGGCTTGTTGCTCGGTCTCAGCACACTGTCTTACAGTGGCATGATGGCTGTCTATGCGCTCACGGGCTTATTTGTAGGGATTCATAGACGTGCGGGGAGACTTTGGCAAACCATTGCCATGCTTGGTGTACTCATCTTTTTCCGCTTCTACGACACGACCTTACCAATTGAGGAAGTCTTTTTATCTTCAACCGTTTTTGCCTCTTTACTATTCTTTGCAGTTCCTAAAGGGTGGATTCAGCAGTTACAACAGTGGGTGCAGCCTAAAGAGAATCGGCAGGCTAATCAACGATTCGAATGGATGGAGGCTCGTTGGAAACGGCATATGCGGGAAGCCCAGTCCTTCTTTCGCTATGTAGGGGATGTGATTCGCAGCGAGACGGCTGCAGCAACGCAGTTAGGGGAGCAGACCTTGCCAGTTCCCTGTCAGTCCTGTTACCGCAAGGCGAGTTGTTATGAGAAAGGAGAGATGGGAACGTTACTGGACACTTGGCAATCACAACAAGGTGCGGCCAAGCGTCAAGCGGAGCTTGCGATGATGAAGCGTTGTATCAAACCGAAGACACTTGTTCAATCGCTCGAAGCAGAGCGGCAGCATCATTTGCTAAGTCTTCATTATGATCATGCCCGGCAGTTGTTTGCCTCAAAGCTTGATGGCTTGGGGGAGGAAATTGAGCATTTCATGGAAGCCCTACAAGTTCCTGCTGGAGAACAAGAAGATCAGCTCTTTCAATTGCTTCGCATGCAACATGTGCCAATTTGGCAAATGGATATTCTCAGCAATGAAAGGGGACAACGGCACATTCGTTTATCCTTGAGTGAGTCGTGTACGGAAGCAGAAACCCAAGAAATTGTCGCACTTGTCAGTAGTTGGGCGGATGAACCGATGGAATGCAGTGATCGACGTGCACTTGTGGAGCCGTTTGAACATCAAGAATTACTGATTACTTCCGCTATTGCGTTTACAATATCCGCCGACGTTGCGACGTCTTCAAAAAACGGCACCATTCGTAGTGGCGATCAACACTTCTTGTTTCCCGTCCATGATGGGCTGTTTGCTGTATTGCTTGCAGACGGAATGGGCCACGGGGAGCTTGCTACCAAAGAAAGCGGGTGGATGATGGAATGTATGCAGCAGGCGCTGTGGCAACGAGTCGACCCTGAAACAGCGCTGCACTTTTTGCATTACATTACAGGACTGCGAATGACAAGTGACGTTTACGCCACGATGGATTTGGCGCTTATCGACTTACAGCTCGGTCGACTGCACTCTTGGAAAGCGGGTGCAATGTCCACTTACATTGTTCGCGGCGGCACTTGCACAAGCCTCAATCATCAAACGGCGCCACTTGGTTTTTCTAGCAACTCGGCATTGGCAGAACAAAGCATGGAATTGAAACACGGCGATCAAATTTGGATGATTTCGGATGGGATTTTCCAAGAAACGATTGAGCTAGACATTCAAGAACAGCAATACATGAAATGGTGGACTGAAAAATCACCAACCGCTGCTGAATTTATGGAGTGGCGCAGTCGCTATTTTGGAGTAGCAACAGATGACCAAACCGTGATTTGCCTCCACGTCTCAAAACGACTGCCAAGCTGGTCGCTTTTTACTCCTCGTCAAGTGACGCGCGTGGTAAACTGAACAAAAAGGAGGCGTGAGGATGGAGCAAGACGTACTGGCGTTTATGAAACAACAAAAAATGACCCATGAAGGAAAGCGACTACTGCTCGCCTGTTCAGGAGGAGCGGACTCGGTTGCTCTTGTTCGGTTCTTTCATAACCATGCCTCCCATATGAACTGGACATTAGGAATCGTCCATGCAGACCACCAATTGCGCGGAACCGCTTCTACAGAAGACCGACTTTTTGTAGAAGCCTTAGGGAAAGAGCTTGATATCCCTGTTTATAGTCACCAACTCCCTGTCCCTGAACGTTTAAAAAAGGGTGGGAACACGCAACAGGTATGCCGTGAGGAACGGTATACCTATTTTGCGTCTGTGCTACATACTTACGCCTACGATGTTCTGGCATTTGGTCACCATGCAGATGATCAAATCGAGACGGTGCTTATGGGTCTGGCAAAAGGACTAGACCTGTCTTCTCCAGGTATTCCTCTCACGAGAGAGTGGCAAGGGAAAATCCTTATTCGTCCGTTCTTAGGTGTTACTAGAAAAACCATTGAACAGTACTTACATACCGTGCATCAATCCTACCGAGAAGATGCAAGCAATGCCTCTGATACTTACACTCGTAATCGCTTTCGTCATCATATTATTCCTCTCTTCTACCAAGAGAGTCCAGCGTTTGACCACCATATCCAGCGTTTTGTAGAAGCGCGGCAACAAGATGAAGAAGTACTGATGGCTCTTGCAACTGAAAAATTTGAACAGTTCGTGACAGATTCTTCGAGTGGCTCTGTAACCCTTGATAATACAACGTTTTCTGAGATGGCGATTGCTTTACAACGCCGCGTCATTCTTTTACTATGGAAGTACTTGCAACCGGAAGGGCCTCCCTTATCGTCATCACTTGTTTCTGCAATTGTGTCGGTCTGTCAAAACACGGAAGGGTCACAGAAAGTTTCACTACCTCGAGACTTTCAACTCATACGGGCTTATCAAACCGTCCGAGTGGCTCGACAACAAGTGGATGTTGCATTGACAGAAGAGGTTCTTCCTCTTGACCGCTGGGTACAAGTGGCCCCGGGTGTGCAACTGCTGATCACCAATAATGAACTAGCACGAGAAGGAGAGCGCTGGTATGCCAACATAGACGAGTCAGACTTGCCGCTTCGCGTCCGCGCTAGGCAACCAGGAGATTTAGTAGATCTTGGAACCCATCACAAGAAGGTGGCACGACTTTTTATTGACAACAAAGTACCCGTCGAAAAACGCGAGGGCTGGCCACTGCTTGTCACACAAAAGAATGGTATACTAGGACTAATCGGCTTACGCTATAGTAAACAGCTGACTAAATCAAAAAAAACCCCTTGGGTGATATGGATAAAACAGGAGGATTCCACATGTTAGAGAAGGATATTCAAGAAATTTTATTGACGGATGAGCAAATTCAGGAAAAGGCAAAAGAACTTGGTGCAGTACTGTCACAAGAGTATGCAGACAAGTTTCCACTTGCAATCGGTATTCTGAAAGGCGCTATGCCGTTCATGTCTGATTTAATGAAGCATGTGGATGCGTATGTAGAAATGGACTATATGGACGTTTCGAGCTACGGAAATGCAACGGTTTCTTCTGGAGAAGTAAAAATTGTAAAAGATTTAAACACAAGTGTTGAAGGCCGCGACATCATCATCGTTGAAGACATTATTGACAGCGGGAAAACGCTGAGCTACTTAATTGATCTCTTCAAATACCGTAAAGCAAAATCTATTAAAATTGTTACATTGCTAGACAAACCATCAGGACGAAAAGTACAACTAGAAGCAGATTATGTAGGCTTCTTAGTTCCAGATGCTTTTGTAGTCGGTTATGGTCTTGACTACGCAGAAAGATACCGCAATCTCCCTTATGTGGGCGTATTGAAAAAAGAAGTCTATTCGTTTTAATGCGTGACATCTCGGATTAAAGGCATTTCATTGTACGTGCTAATTTTCCTATGATAAGATATTCTATAGTTTTTTGAACGACAAGAAAGTGGAAAATCTTTCTTTCATCACCTAAAAACAACCTCATCTCACCTACGTGAGATGTGATTTTTTGACTAAGTCCGTTAGGAGGCTAGGAATGAATCGAGCACTGCGCTACGCGATACTATATTTACTAATCTTTTTCGTGATCGTTGGGATATTTGCTACGTTTAATCAAAGCGGGGCGCCGACAGAAGATCTTACTTCAGACCAATTTATTGATGCCATGGAAAATGGCGAAATTGAAACATTTACGTTACAACCTGTAAACAATGTCTACGTCATTACAGGTGAAATGGTGGGTGCAGCAGAAGGTGAAACATTCAATGCTCGTATTCCATTCACAGGTCAATTCTCTGAGCAAGAGATTTATGAGCTTGCTGAAGCAAATAATATAACTAAGTGGGACACGCTAGAAGCTCCACAAACAAGTGGTTGGGTACAGTTCTTAACAGGACTTCTTCCATTCCTAATCATCATCATTCTTTTCTTCTTCTTATTAAGCCAATCACAAGGTGGCGGAAACCGCGTGATGAACTTCGGGAAGAGCAAAGCGAAGTTGTACGATGATAAAAAGAAAGCAAAATTTGAAGATGTGGCCGGTGCTGACGAAGAGAAAGCGGAGCTTGTTGAGGTCGTTGACTTCTTAAAAGATCCACGCAAATTCGTAGAACTTGGCGCACGTATTCCAAAAGGGATCTTACTTGTTGGTCCTCCAGGAACAGGGAAAACGTTACTTGCCCGTGCAGTTGCAGGGGAAGCTGGCGTACCGTTCTTCTCGATTTCCGGTTCGGATTTCGTTGAGATGTTCGTTGGGGTCGGAGCATCCCGTGTACGTGACTTATTTGAAAATGCTAAGAAAAATGCACCATGTATCATCTTCATTGATGAGATTGATGCAGTTGGTCGTCAACGTGGAGCCGGGCTAGGTGGCGGTCACGATGAACGTGAACAAACGTTGAACCAATTACTAGTTGAGATGGATGGATTCGGTGCCAATGAGGGAATTATCATCGTTGCTGCAACTAACCGACCAGACATTTTAGATCCAGCCTTGCTTCGTCCAGGACGTTTTGACCGTCAAATTACAGTAGGTCGTCCAGATGTAAAAGGCCGTGAAGCCGTTCTAAAAGTACACGCACGTAACAAACCACTATCTGAGGGTGTGGATTTGAAAGCGGTAGCGCAACGTACACCTGGTTTCTCAGGAGCAGATCTGGAGAACTTATTGAACGAAGCAGCCCTTGTGGCGGCTCGTCGTAATAAAAAGAAAATTGATATGCACGATATTGACGAAGCAACTGACCGTGTCATTGCAGGTCCTGCGAAGACGACAAAAGTAATCTCTGAAAAAGAACGCAACATCGTAGCTTTCCACGAAGCGGGACACGTAGTTATTGGGTTGACGCTTGATGACGCAGAGACTGTTCATAAAGTAACAATCGTTCCACGTGGTCAAGCAGGTGGGTATGCTGTCATGCTCCCTAAAGAAGATCGTTACTTCATGACGAAACCAGAACTTCTCGATAAAGTCTCCGGCCTTCTTGGTGGTCGTGTTGCAGAAGATATCGTATTCGGTGAAGTATCTACTGGAGCTCATAATGACTTCCAACGTGCGACAGGCATTGTCCGTAGCATGGTAACTGAGTACGGAATGAGTGATAAACTCGGACCGATGCAGTTTGGTCAATCACAAGGAGGAAACGTCTTCTTAGGACGTGACTTCAACTCAGAGCAAAATTACTCTGATGCGATTGCTTATGAAATTGATCAAGAAATGCAGCGCATGATTAAAGAACAATATGCGCGCACGAAAGAAATCTTAACGGAAAAACGTGAACTTCTAAACTTGATCGCTAAAACGCTACTTGAAGTGGAAACACTTGATGCAGCGCAGATCATTCACTTAAAAGAACACGGAACTCTTCCTGAACGTAAATTTGAAGAGCCATCAGTTGAAGAAACGCCTTCTGATGCAACAGGTGCACCTACAGATCCATCAACGGGTGATTTGCCATCAGAAACTACTCCTTCAGAAACTGGCGCAGAAAATCCAATTCAAGAAGACCGTAAATAAGCTAAGCGTAGGCGCCTCCTCGGTGCTTACGCTTTTCTTTCTGTCAGGTCGCTGTGGTATGATTCAAGGTGAAATGAGGGACACGTATGATACTTGTAATGGACATCGGTAATACCAATATCGTGCTCGGGGTCTACCACAATGACCAACTGCAGCACCACTGGCGGATGGAAACAGACCGCATGAAAACGGAAGATGAATACGGTATGCAGGTCAAGGCGCTCTTTCAACACGCGGGTCTTGATTTTGGGGATATCGATGGCATCATCCTGTCGTCCGTTGTTCCGCCCATCATGTTCTCTTTAGAGGCCATGTGTACAAAGTACTTTAAACAAAAACCTTTAGTTGTAGGTCCTGGCGTCAAAACGGGGCTCAACATTAAATATGAAAATCCACGAGAAGTCGGTGCAGACCGGATTGTGAATGCGGTAGCTGGCATACACTATTACGGAGCGCCCTTGATTATCGTAGACTTTGGTACGGCAACAACATACTGCTACATCAATGAACAAGGTGATTATATGGGTGGAGCGATTGCACCAGGTATCGGCATTTCGACTGAAGCACTCTTTTCACGAGCAAGTAAACTGCCCCGCATTGAATTGACAACACCAGGTCATGTGGTCGGGAAAAACACGGTATCGGCTATGCAGGCGGGAATTGTCTATGGTTACGTCGGCCAAGTCGAAGGAATCGTGACGCGCATGAAAAAAGCAGGTGCTACACAGGCAAAAGTTATCGCGACTGGCGGGCTTGCGCCGTTGATTGCAGCAGAGACTGACATCATCGATCAAATCGATCCGTTCTTAACATTAAAAGGACTGTATTTACTCTATAAACGAAATGAGAAAGTAGGAATGAACAATGAGTGATTATTTAGTACGCGCATTAGCGTTTGATGGACAAGTACGTGCCTTCTCAGCACGCACAACAGAAATGGTAGGAGAAGCACAACGCCGACATGATACATGGCCGATTCCTTCAGCTGCTCTAGGGCGTTCAATGACAGCAGCCGTCATGATGGGGGCTATGTTAAAAGGGGAAGACAAATTAACGGTTAAAGTCGAAGGAAATGGACCAGCTGGCCCGATCATTATCGATGCCAATGCGCACGGAGAGGCTCGTGGTTATATTTCCAACCCGCACGTCCATTTTGACTTGAATGAACAAGGTAAATTAGATGTTCGTCGTGCAGTGGGGACAGAAGGCGCCTTGACAGTTGTAAAAGATCTTGGGATGCGCGACTTCTTTAGTGGACAAGTACCGATTGTCTCTGGGGAAATTGCTGAAGACTTTACGTACTATTATGCCACTTCAGAACAAGTGCCTTCTTCTGTAGGATTAGGTGTTCTGGTCAATCCAGATAACACGATTTTGGCAGCGGGTGGATTTATTATTCAATTAATGCCGGGCACGGAAGATGAGACAATTACAGAGATTGAAAATCGTCTTTCTCGTATGGAGCCTGTTTCGAAATTGATTGAACGGGGCTTAACTCCTGAAGAGTTGCTTCAAGAGATTTTAGGAGAGAACAACGTCCAGATTTTGAATAATCAACCGGTCAGCTTTAGCTGCAACTGCTCTAAAGATCGATTTGGTGCAGCCATAATTTCTCTCGGTCCAGATGAAATTCGTGATATGATTGAAGAAGATGGCGGTGCTGAGGCGCAATGTCATTTCTGCATGGAACAGTATCACTATAACGTAGATGAACTGGAGACAATGATTGATGAGGCCCAACGACCGAACTGAAGTACGGAAAACTAAACGATTAAAAACAA
Protein-coding regions in this window:
- the yabP gene encoding sporulation protein YabP — protein: MTYTQESPVSSLTSSDHHISLRNRKRMDVTAVKAMERFDAEEFFVRTSQGFMTIKGADLRIVHLDVDKGLLSLEGLVQSVQYTEDGGKDPAKGILHKLFG
- the yabQ gene encoding spore cortex biosynthesis protein YabQ — translated: MSPVEQLAHLIFWIASGILMMAWLDAIWCRLQLIQKRLRRQLLPWALAGGVICAAIVSAYMTIHYAHGEWRVYDVVAQGSGVLLYRHFFQQPIRLVGRVMDFMLLQPVWKILHIAVTFIRLIVRVHVKLVAGIYQLTYTVARKIFPTTLQRKLKIRYTRAKPRSRRKPDEST
- a CDS encoding septum formation initiator family protein, with amino-acid sequence MSPHERTNQLEQQISSINSEYVRSVEKKKKRQQAQRVRLYRRLAVFALFAVAVIGFLVHSLVSGQQTLAQKQETQVVVEQSLTETLEQKELLELQIAKLNDDEYIGKLLRKDYFLSEENELIFTLPTESSDKKSDE
- a CDS encoding S1 domain-containing RNA-binding protein is translated as MSIEVGSKVEGKVTGITNFGAFVELPGGKTGLVHISEVADNYVKDINDHLKVGDMVEVKVMNVEADGKIGLSIRKAKPQAERPERPERPQRPRNNFRSNDRDRPQPKENFESKMTRFLKDSEERLTTLKRATESKRGGRGAKRG
- a CDS encoding SpoIIE family protein phosphatase; the protein is MRFISLPQPWHHLAAWRLQLAHKEKWVVTLFFLWLSFFCTQVVLFDQTIPFFLPVWALVSIRYPDYKRWTIIGALFGALTLGVGQGMIHFLQVLLFQVLRKVPLLPRITLSMLIVQVTWQWVSYGQQVPLDVWLAIGYEVVLSVIVAMLLFRVFLPLPKMWVEKWTTERIVGLMMLFALMLTGMQYMLVGYFSVPIILLQLSLLVAGAVGGAALSTPIAVAAGLLLGLSTLSYSGMMAVYALTGLFVGIHRRAGRLWQTIAMLGVLIFFRFYDTTLPIEEVFLSSTVFASLLFFAVPKGWIQQLQQWVQPKENRQANQRFEWMEARWKRHMREAQSFFRYVGDVIRSETAAATQLGEQTLPVPCQSCYRKASCYEKGEMGTLLDTWQSQQGAAKRQAELAMMKRCIKPKTLVQSLEAERQHHLLSLHYDHARQLFASKLDGLGEEIEHFMEALQVPAGEQEDQLFQLLRMQHVPIWQMDILSNERGQRHIRLSLSESCTEAETQEIVALVSSWADEPMECSDRRALVEPFEHQELLITSAIAFTISADVATSSKNGTIRSGDQHFLFPVHDGLFAVLLADGMGHGELATKESGWMMECMQQALWQRVDPETALHFLHYITGLRMTSDVYATMDLALIDLQLGRLHSWKAGAMSTYIVRGGTCTSLNHQTAPLGFSSNSALAEQSMELKHGDQIWMISDGIFQETIELDIQEQQYMKWWTEKSPTAAEFMEWRSRYFGVATDDQTVICLHVSKRLPSWSLFTPRQVTRVVN
- the tilS gene encoding tRNA lysidine(34) synthetase TilS; the encoded protein is MEQDVLAFMKQQKMTHEGKRLLLACSGGADSVALVRFFHNHASHMNWTLGIVHADHQLRGTASTEDRLFVEALGKELDIPVYSHQLPVPERLKKGGNTQQVCREERYTYFASVLHTYAYDVLAFGHHADDQIETVLMGLAKGLDLSSPGIPLTREWQGKILIRPFLGVTRKTIEQYLHTVHQSYREDASNASDTYTRNRFRHHIIPLFYQESPAFDHHIQRFVEARQQDEEVLMALATEKFEQFVTDSSSGSVTLDNTTFSEMAIALQRRVILLLWKYLQPEGPPLSSSLVSAIVSVCQNTEGSQKVSLPRDFQLIRAYQTVRVARQQVDVALTEEVLPLDRWVQVAPGVQLLITNNELAREGERWYANIDESDLPLRVRARQPGDLVDLGTHHKKVARLFIDNKVPVEKREGWPLLVTQKNGILGLIGLRYSKQLTKSKKTPWVIWIKQEDSTC
- the hpt gene encoding hypoxanthine phosphoribosyltransferase encodes the protein MLEKDIQEILLTDEQIQEKAKELGAVLSQEYADKFPLAIGILKGAMPFMSDLMKHVDAYVEMDYMDVSSYGNATVSSGEVKIVKDLNTSVEGRDIIIVEDIIDSGKTLSYLIDLFKYRKAKSIKIVTLLDKPSGRKVQLEADYVGFLVPDAFVVGYGLDYAERYRNLPYVGVLKKEVYSF
- the ftsH gene encoding ATP-dependent zinc metalloprotease FtsH — its product is MNRALRYAILYLLIFFVIVGIFATFNQSGAPTEDLTSDQFIDAMENGEIETFTLQPVNNVYVITGEMVGAAEGETFNARIPFTGQFSEQEIYELAEANNITKWDTLEAPQTSGWVQFLTGLLPFLIIIILFFFLLSQSQGGGNRVMNFGKSKAKLYDDKKKAKFEDVAGADEEKAELVEVVDFLKDPRKFVELGARIPKGILLVGPPGTGKTLLARAVAGEAGVPFFSISGSDFVEMFVGVGASRVRDLFENAKKNAPCIIFIDEIDAVGRQRGAGLGGGHDEREQTLNQLLVEMDGFGANEGIIIVAATNRPDILDPALLRPGRFDRQITVGRPDVKGREAVLKVHARNKPLSEGVDLKAVAQRTPGFSGADLENLLNEAALVAARRNKKKIDMHDIDEATDRVIAGPAKTTKVISEKERNIVAFHEAGHVVIGLTLDDAETVHKVTIVPRGQAGGYAVMLPKEDRYFMTKPELLDKVSGLLGGRVAEDIVFGEVSTGAHNDFQRATGIVRSMVTEYGMSDKLGPMQFGQSQGGNVFLGRDFNSEQNYSDAIAYEIDQEMQRMIKEQYARTKEILTEKRELLNLIAKTLLEVETLDAAQIIHLKEHGTLPERKFEEPSVEETPSDATGAPTDPSTGDLPSETTPSETGAENPIQEDRK
- a CDS encoding type III pantothenate kinase produces the protein MILVMDIGNTNIVLGVYHNDQLQHHWRMETDRMKTEDEYGMQVKALFQHAGLDFGDIDGIILSSVVPPIMFSLEAMCTKYFKQKPLVVGPGVKTGLNIKYENPREVGADRIVNAVAGIHYYGAPLIIVDFGTATTYCYINEQGDYMGGAIAPGIGISTEALFSRASKLPRIELTTPGHVVGKNTVSAMQAGIVYGYVGQVEGIVTRMKKAGATQAKVIATGGLAPLIAAETDIIDQIDPFLTLKGLYLLYKRNEKVGMNNE
- the hslO gene encoding Hsp33 family molecular chaperone HslO: MSDYLVRALAFDGQVRAFSARTTEMVGEAQRRHDTWPIPSAALGRSMTAAVMMGAMLKGEDKLTVKVEGNGPAGPIIIDANAHGEARGYISNPHVHFDLNEQGKLDVRRAVGTEGALTVVKDLGMRDFFSGQVPIVSGEIAEDFTYYYATSEQVPSSVGLGVLVNPDNTILAAGGFIIQLMPGTEDETITEIENRLSRMEPVSKLIERGLTPEELLQEILGENNVQILNNQPVSFSCNCSKDRFGAAIISLGPDEIRDMIEEDGGAEAQCHFCMEQYHYNVDELETMIDEAQRPN